acaccatgtgattcagtgacattatcagtgtggggtgggggggtgccagaaagccttgcctagggtgccagacagtctagggccagccctggatgttatcccctcctccattttatcctcacaacaaccctgtgaggtaggttaggctgagagtttgtgactagccccaagtcacccagcaagcttccattgcaaaGTGGGGATTCCAGCCTGAGTCTCTCAGATCTTAGTCTAACACTCTAGCCACTACGCTACACTTCAGGCTTATGCCTTAGAGTTCAAGGACATGTTAAAAAGGATAGCGCCCTTACTCCAAAGTGCTCAATTCCAGTTCTCCCCCCAAGCTGCTTGCGAACCCAGCTGCAGCAGCAATTGCTGCTATCAACTGCTActattctgatcccatagagatGTCAATCTTAACAGTGAGAGGGTGGGGCATACTCAGACCAGGCTGTTGACGGGTAGCTCTTTCTTCTCCAGGCAGCAAGCAAGCTTGGGTGAGATGATTCAaattcttcccccctccacacacttcCTCCTCTGCTTGCCCTGGCTCTGTGCCCGCCTGGGCGCCCCATCGCCATTGCTGTAAAAGTGTGCCCGAAAGCGCCGGCCACCTGTAGAGGCGGAgaggctgggaaggggggggggggtggaaggggtCCCTTAAGCCTCGCTCATGCTCTGGCGCCCAATTTGGCAACTCTCCCGTGGGCAAATGCCTCCGGCAAGAGACTGCCTTGCGCAAAAACCCATGGCGGGGAAAAACTGCTCCCGAAActgcccctctccccccaaagGTTGCTGAGCTTCCCTCGGGACCTTCCCCCGGAGTCCCTCCAACCTCGCAAATCCACTGGAAGAACCCCACATGGCCTGATGAGAGCTCCGTCTGCACGTCTGATTCCAAGCTTGCTTTGGGAAAGACTGACCCGGTAATGGCATTTCTGCCATACCTGGCCAGCCAGTCACCTCCCGGATTGGCTAGATCTCCTGCTCCGTATCTGAATaggctcatcccccccccccccatggtttcATTTGATGAAATGGGGTGTGGTCAATCTCCGCAACTGCTCTATGGCACCCATCAGTTATGAGTGCAGAAGCTTGAGCCTATAAATATAATCATGGAATCACTGCCTAAGTGCATTTCATTAAGATGGTAGTAGGTTGAGTCTCCAAGAATAGTCTTTTAGCATATGCAGACATATTTGCCTAGCATAGTCTGGCTTCAGTCTGTATTTGGAAAAGGTTTCCTGAATTACCTTTGTGGCAGGACAACTGAAATACTAAGGTTTCCATTATACGTTCCATATCAACAGAGGAAATCTTAGCATTTCTCCAAGATagtgccaaattcccagtgtcTTCATTTGAACCAGATTATCACCTATTGAGATGAGCAAATTAATGTTCTGAGGATTACAGTTGCTTTAGAAAGTCATTCCATTCAGAAGATGCTCAACAGCTACAAGCTGCTCAACCTGAAAATCACACGTGGGAGTTTAGCCTGCTGCTCAGTGCTCCTACTGGACCCACACGCCTGCTGCACTCAAAAGCTCTGGCTGAGTCATGCAATTGTTTTAAGTATTGAAAACACCATCGGTCTTCCTTTCAAATTCTTCAGtgaaaaaatgaaaataatgttCCAGTGCTGTTTCATTGAGCCAAGAAAGGAAAATCAACAATATTATCTGGCAGAGGCTCGCTTACATGGTGTATATCGGAACTTAAAGTACTGTGGACTGCAGTACTCTATTTTTATGAAGTGCTAGAAACACTACAAAGGTCAGCTTGGTGTACAGTTGACGTATGTAGTGAGCACAGCAATGGCTTTCTGAAACCAAAGCAACGGTAGCCTTCTTGTCTTTCTCTATGTTAATACTTTCTATACTGACAGAATGCAATATAATTGGATCATCTGGAGACAAAGGATTGATTTGTGAATGCATTCTTCATTTCCTCTTTTGTAGTAAATGTTCTGGCGTGTGACACTTTTCAGTTTTACCAAGAGGTTGAAAGTACAAGACATTCTCTAAGGGGAAATACAGCTAAATAACCATGGAACCAACTGGAATAAAAAAGTGGcccgttttttttaaaaataggggcAGATTTATAAATGGGACCCTAATAAATGCATCAATACATTTAAAATGAAATTCATAGGGAGGAGGAACAATAAAATGATGTTGCCCATCACTAAAACAATATCAGGACCAGATTTAGATCTCAGCTAAATTGGAAACCCAAGGATGTCTTTGCTGGTATAGTTCTAGACTTATGCTCAGCAAATAGAGATAAATCTAAACCATTTCTGAATTCCTATTTATTTGCCAGCTTCAAGAAAACCAGACAGAAACCACTGCAGCCATGGATGCACACACGCAGCTAGATATAAAGTTACAGCTTTGTCTGTAATTCAGAGCAACCGAAGTACCAGGAAACACATCAGAAGCCAATGAGATTAAGACCACATCACCTGATGCAGTTAACTTCTACGCTGTATTGTTTAATGGGTGCAGGGTGGCTGGAACACTTTGAGGTGAATCCTGATACATGAGGACCCAAGGAGAAAAAAGGACATTCATGCAGCTCATCGTACCTTACAAAGTACTTTCATCTTCCATTTAAAACTAAGTGCTTAGAATTAACTCTGTTGtgaaaagaacacacacacaacacatgcatctgaagaagtgagctttgactcatgccagcatcttttggaatcaattttgttagtctttaaggtgctattacTTGACTCCTGTGTAATTTATACATGCAGATTATTTATTCCAGCCTGAAATAATCATAATTCAACAGATCAAATCAAAGGTTATGCTTTACGGAATTTTAATTGTAGCAATGATACTTCATTTTAAGATAAGAAAAGGGGAAAATTGGGAAATCCAGCTTCAGTTTCTTCTTGTTCTTTTCAAAGGTCATTTTTCAAAGGAAAGGGGGAACTGCCAGGCAGTGTCTCCTGTCAGATTCTCTCAAACCATACAGTCAAACGCACACCCTTGCCCACGCTGTCCTGATGGTCTGCCAAACCTCAGTGCTGCAAAGAGAGGTGAACCAGTCGCACAACCAGTGCTCAAGCAGCCACACTCTCTTATGTCTGGGATGGGAGCCCTGGTTGCCAAAGTGGCCACTGTGGTATTCCTTGGCCCTTCCAGCGTTTCCTCCTTGGCATCCCTGGGGGTTCTGGGAAACCATTCTGGCACCTTCCTCTAGGAGGCCCATAATTAGGATATTTTCTGGAGGGGGCGCTGGAGGATGCTAATTTAATTAGCGAAGCATAAACAATAGGAGAGGGGGGCttggggaccaggagagggtgtGCCTGACAGATCTGGGAGGTGGTGCAGCCTCCACGGCCCCTGGCTAGTTACAGCCCTGTCCTCTAGCACCTCTCTGTGGTATGCAGCCCTGTGCAGGACCAAGCAGAAGAGGAAGCTCAGGGAAGGAGAAGAAACTGGGGGAtatggatgccaacctccaggtgaggtctggagttcACCTAGAATTACCACTAATCTCTAGACTATAGAAGCCAGTGGGCTCGATGGCATCCcgcccctgctgagctcccttcccaaACTTGACTCTCTCCAGGCACCCCCATCAAGTCTCCATCGATTTCCCCAGCCAGAGCTGGCAGTCTCAGCAGCCTGAAAGGAGAGGAAGCCAGGACCCGAGAGTTGGACTGTCTTTCCCGGCTGGCCTTGGCCAGACTTTCACTGATGCAGGGCAGGGTTGCAACCTGCAACGGATCTTTGGGGTGGATCTGCCTGAATTCTGGTCTGGCCCTGCTGCAAAGAGTTCTTTTTCGGAGGCAGAAGCCGATGATGCTGGCTGGCTTAACGCAAAAGAAGCCGCGCCAGCTGTCTAGGGACGTCCAGTCTTGATAGATACGGGTTGCAAGCAACAGGATGAGGGCGCCCATTCCGTGGGCTGCTGGACGACGAGGGTAAAGCCCAAAGTCCTGGCAGCCCACTCCACACTACACTTGCCCAAGCTGCACCTCCGCGAcctttcttaggtctctcagcCACCAAACCCTGCAAGTCTTTCGGAAGCCACACACACCAGTCCGATATCTCTCTTAGAAAAGAAGAAGACGGTACCGTCGGGCAACCAACCCATGGTGATTCCATGCATGGGGCGTTGGTTTCACTTAAGAGAGGAGCAGATGTGGCTTGGCCTTGGCCTCCTCCGCGTAGCAAGccgtctttcttggtggtctcctactcAAGTGCTGGCCgcggctgaccttgcttagctccgGAGCTCTGACGAGTCCAGGCTAAAGCTGAGCAGTTCTAGCTGCTGCGCCCAGGAGACCTGCCTACCTTCTCGCCCCTGCCTTTCCTTACTGCAAGGAATGCAAGAAGGTGCGTCCATCCCACATCCGGATGCCCAAAGGCCCCCTCGCTGCATGCCTGTCAACCTCGGTCTCTTGTCTACCTTCTTCTGCAGAGGTCGTCCCAGGCCTTTTATACTCCGCTTCTCAAACGatttcaaaacagcaaaaaaacaaaaacaaaacccagattGTTCTGAAGCAGACCTTCTAAGCTAGGTTCTGACCCACCGATTTCACATCCTCCAGGAAGCCTTTTCTCTCAACCGCGGGCTCCTGTGATCAGGCCGACGGAAAGGAACGGCGCCACTTGCCCAGGGCGCCCAAAGAAAGCCTTTTCCTTGCCGGTTGCCAGTGGCACAAGGCAGCCCGCTTTCCAACACGGCCCAGGCTTTCTTGCAAGCTCAGCAGATCTGTGCTTAACCAGGAAGGCCGCTTTGGGGCCCACCAAGCGCCTTTGACTGGATCTCATCTCACGCACCCTGAGGCCAGTCTCCCAGCTGGGCGCCATCCCTGCATGCACACCAAagtttccattctgaataaagcttcgttggtcttaaaggcgctactggactccaactttcttCCCTCGGGGAACAGTTTGCAAAGTTTCGAAGTAAGCAAAGGCCAAGGCTACGAAACTCATACACACCCCAGTACGCAGACCTCGTTCCCTTCCCTCGCCCCGACGGGCGCATCAACTCTCTCCCGGCCCTGCCTTCCTTTCCCGAGGGTGGGTGCTTCGCCTGCAAGAAATGTGCCAccggctccttccttccctcatgggcgcggggctccctctctcgcCTCCCTTCCATCCTGGCTGGCCCCCCAGCCCGGCGCCTCTAGCTGGCCCCTTGCTTGTCGCAGCTGTCCAGCAGCTCGGTCATGAAGGAGATGTAGACGATGGCCAGGCGCAGGGTCTCGATCCGGGAGAGGCGCTTCTCGTAGGCAAAGGTGGGCACCTTCTTTCTCAGCTGGTCGAAGGCTTCGTTGAGGTTGAACATCCTCTTCCTCTCCCGGACGTTGGCCGCCTGGCGCTGTGCGTAGGTGATGACCCGCTTTCTCTTGGGTCTGCCCAACAGCGAAGTCCTCCTCGCTCGcccgccttcctcctcctcttcctcctcctcttcctcttcctcctcttcttcctcaggATCTCCATCGTCCAGCCGGGAGAGAGGCAGACCTGGGCCGGTAGCGAAGGTCCCCTGGCTAAAGGGAACCCCGGCCGAGAAGCCGTAGAGCTCCAGGCAGGAGATGTCCCCTCCTCGGGGGGGATCCTCGGCCGCCAAACCGAGCACGGAGGGGCCCCCCGGCTGTCCTTCCGGGCGGGCCATTTGCTCATCGAGGAGCCGGGGGTTGGCTTGAGGTCTCAGTCCCCAGACGGAGCCTGCGGTGGAGCGTCTCGGCCCCCGGTCCCGGTGGGGCCATCGCTCGTGAGAGCCCGAGATGGAGCCACCagctgaggaggagaaggagggctgGCCGCCGGGCTGAGGAAACGCCGCCGGCAAAGGCCGTCGGGGAGGTGCCAGTGAGAGCCTCTGGCCGGGAGGCAGCTTCGCCTTGCCCCGAGAGCAGGGCCAGTTCCTTCTTGGCAAGAGCCCCGGCTTCCACCTGCCAGGgcccttttcttctctccctcagGCACGGCCAAGGGATTTTCAGCTTGGCtagagctggaggggaggggtggagaggaGGCGGGGGCGGCCCGCGGGGGTCTCTGAACCCGGCGGCCAGCTTGTCCCCTGGATGTCAGGCAAGCGCAGGGAGGCTGTTAATGATGTCCTGAAGAGGGGACCTGCGCGCCAAAGGTCAGCGGGGAATGTTTGCCCGGCTTCCCGGCGCGGTGGGAGATGAATGACCAGGGCCTCCATTAGCCTAAGCAAGCAGGGGCGGGAGGGGGGCCTCCAGGACATTCCCAAGAGTAACTCAGGGAAGCCTCCGGCTCCACTGGCGACGGGGGGCCACGATCGACCCAGCAGGGCAGCAGCACGccggctggctggctgactggctGGCCGGGAAACCTTCGGGCTCTCCAAGCCACGGGGCCACCTGGAGATGCGAGAGGCTCCCCCTCTCCTTCAGAAGAACATTTCGAATTTCTCATCTCCTGAAAAGACAGACGGGTCGTCCCTCCCCCGACGTGCAGGGGGATCTTGCTGCGAATCCTAATTCCTCCTAATTTGAAATCTCTTCCTAACTTTCCTTCTGTCCCTAAACCTGAAACGGGACCTCTGACTTGACCGGAAAGATTTTCGGTGTGGGTAGGGGACAGGAACTTTGGGGACAACCctgaacaggtctactcagaagtgaaTACCTGTTGATTTATACTCCCAAGGCGCCCCTTGTTGTTTGTAGAGGGACATATTTGTTTACCCACCCCACCGCTTTTCACCCCAGGAGGGACCCAGAGGGGCTTACAATatacctctctcccttcccccatgtTTTACCCTCATAACACCAATCCTCTCAGGTAGGCAAGGCGTGAGTGACTGGATCGAAGTCGCCTAGTCAGCTTCCAGGGATTttaaactgggtctcccagatcctggcaCTGCACTCGAAGGGCTATGTCACGCCGCTTTTCAGAGAGGTGGTGAtgatggcaatggcaaagcagATGCAATTTATATTGCCCACATCTACCTCTGGAGCCCTCCCATGAAACTAACGTCAGCAGGACAATGAAACTGATAAGAAGCTCTATTGCAGGGGTGCGGAACCTCTGTCCGGAAGGTAGTATagggccctcgaggtcacttggtgtggccctcagggattgctggacggattgtcatgtggcagcctccctggagcctggctggccagcgaggatcatggggcccagccacgcttgtgcagcagcttcccaggggccaggcagggatcacagagcccagatgtactgtgcagcagtctccctggctggctggccagaattgctgcagggcgtggaaaagttactgtcacagttcagtttgcacttgattatctcagagggtgtggcctaatatgctaatattagggggtgtggtctaatatgctactgaatcctgctgggctttttctacaaaaaagccctggacctatgcatttgcctagggctgcgggccatgtgtgtgtgcgcgccagaTGAGGCtttcctcacatgacttcaaatagaaaaacaattatttgcattaattttgctggcctgaatcattctcccttggcggagcactgttttttttaagttgatattttttttatggcctgcgattGATGTTATAactatccatatggcccttggcggAAAAAAggtccccacccctgctctattgagTTGAGCTTGTTCTTCGTCGCCATTGTGTGTAGGCgaatgtgtgtgttcctttaaaaaacacacacacacacacacaaaaccctgtCTTAAACTAGCTCTGTGATTTGCTGTTGggtttttgcttcccaatcccaTTTTCGACTGGAATTGTGTAGCATGATTCAAACGAAGAGGCCATCGGCTCCCATGGCAGGTGCACGTGAATTTGCCTTTGCGGCAGAGCAAAGTTAGAATCGCGCCTGCTTGGCTCTAGGTCAGTAAGCATTCCCCGCCTGGGACAAGAGTGGATCCCCCTTGCAGCACACTAGGCAGCTGTTGCAAGTCAAACAGCCTTTTGCTGAAGAAAACGAAGAGAAGCAAAGATTAGTCTTGACCTCCCTTTAAAGGCGAAGCAAAAGGATtacctcttcttcccttccctttatttttttttgggggggagggggcgggggatgAACAGTCATTGCGGATACTGACGGTGGGAGGGCGCCAAGCATGATGTGGTAACTTTGGACAGGTCATCGTTTACAGAAACAGGAAGGAATACAAAGGGTTTGCGAGGTACATTGGACAGCTCCCGGAACTCAGCCTTATCCAAGACGGATGCAACAGGTAAACAACATCGGTACAGCCTGCTTGCTCTAGTAGTCCTTTCTCTCATCACACATGAACAGTAGGAGTCCTTCGGTTGTGATCCCTATAAAAGTAGCCAACTTCATCCTAgcagtagattttttttaaagaggaggaggaggtggaggtggaagaggaggaagaggtagagaaagaggagggagggagggaggaaggaaggaaggaaggaaggaaggaaggaaggaaggaaggaaggaaggaaggaaggaaggaaggaaggaaggaaggaaggaaggaaggaaggaaggaaggaaggaaggaaggatgaattCAGCTTGATTATGCAGGATGGGGTGCTGGGGACCGAAACTCTAGTGCTGCTGTGTGTTTGGTATCTGCTGGACTGGGCCACCAGAGAGAGTTAAGAAGATCCTAAGTAGCAAACTACTTTGCTGTTTGTTTGCAAACAGAACAAAATAACAGTAGAAATTATTGTAGTTATGCATCACTCACATGAGATTCCAAGAAGCTGGCACATCCAGCTTTATTAAAATTCAAGtcgtttttaaaaaatgttgtgatATTGTAAAGGTGCCTGGCAGAGTTCATTAACATGGTAATGGACACATTTCTATGTAGTAATAGTAAGACAATGTGAAATTAAAGGTAGAGATAGACcatttgttcatttgtttgtttgtttataccaTAACTTTTTCCCCACTGGGGGTCCAAAGCAGCGTGTGTTATTCTCCTGTCCTGCTTGTGAGGCAGGTcgggctgagagaatgtgactggcccaagttcacccttGGCAGAGTGGAGGTTATGACTTTTGTTGCAAGAACAATAATTAAGAAGGATAAGTGGGGATTCATACCTAGTTCTCCCAAATCCTGGACTTTGTAACCACTATGCCGTAACTACACCAATAATTGAAATCAGAAGCATTGACTAAGGATATGGTTAGATTTCCCACTTACCAGTTTCTTTGATTTTTAACAAAAagatatgcacacacatacataaaacccCCTCATATTCAAAACCATTGAAACTAACAAAAACACacctttaaaacaatttaaaccagagctaaaattctttaaaaacacaacaaaaaataatgAAAACACTGGACAGGAAGTAGAaatcacaaaatgattgccaaacaaaacaaatacTGATACATTCCTGATAATACTTTTAGTCAACTATTTTTCATGTAGTTAGTGTCTTTAAGGCCATGGTTTCAGGACTTTAAGGCACTCTGTGGATCTATTGTTGTtgacatcaagtcacaactgacttatggtgaccccatggggttttcaagagatattcagaggtggtttgttatgGCCTTCCTCTGTACtgcaatcctggtattccttccTGGTAGCTCattcaaatattagccagggccaatgttgggtttttgatgcaatttcacttcctgttgtcatgagttaattaagtgtttgtatatgcatgctgatgtttagccagtgagtaggtagagccaatgagaatgtttgcacataCTTCccaccaaggctaggtgtcaatatgcatagtgaccattgaaggagagccctaataggctaatccatatatttgggtggttgtctaggggaaaacatttggtcagttttattgccctttgtgttaagcccttagatctccagagcagttgaagttaggattcgggagagtcgagatgtagcctagaataagatattgaatccttctttgttttctagatattagaaatctcttgctgaatcatctgccaaaacattttagctctttcacaagtccaccacatatggtagaaagaaccttcatgctttttacatttccaacacctgtctggcatcttgttattcatctttgctaatttcttaggagtcatataccatctatacatcatcttaaaacagttttctttaatactttgacatgttgcgagtttcatagagttcttccacaaatattcccaagattccatctttatttctttatttacattaattgcccattttatcatttgagatttcactacttcatcctctgtagaccattgtaagagtaatttgtatacttttgaaattaatttctcattatctccaagcagaactttttccatttctgtttgttctttccttattccttcagttttgatgtcattctccaccaaactttttatttgttgcatttgaaagcaATTATATTTAtgattcagttcttcagcagttttcagttctattttcccactttgtatttttaataattgattatatgacagccacttttcttcgcctatcttatctgttatctttatcacttcagctggcacaatccataaaggGGGCGATATCTCAGCCCACCTTGATAACATCCTGGCCCTTGTCGCTGAATTAAGATCAGCGGAGCTATGGTATCCACCAAAGAAATTCAGGCTGTAATTGTCTCATCATTTCCTGAAAGTTATGAGAGCATTCTAGCCCCTGTTGAATCTAGAGAAGAGATTGATATTGATTTTACAATTGCGTATTTAAGAGACTTAAGTGTTAAATGCAGATTTTCTAGATTGTCAAGCCAAATGCAAGCATTGACTGTAAAGGAGGAAAAAGGGAAGAACACAGAGTTTGTTATAGATGTTTGAAACCAGGCCACATAGCGAGGTTCTGTGACTTGAAGCAGAACAGCCCTAAAGGCAAGAGCCCTGGCTCCTCAGACAAAGGAGAAAGAGCTGTGTTTCAGCAGGGGGCTGCTGACTCACAAACAAAGGCAATGCCTCGTGGTGAAGTCTCTTACATGTTGAGATCTGGTGACGTAGATGCCAAGAAAGCTTTTATGCTTGACCACATATATGTAGATTTTGTCAATGGTTTGTTTGGATGAAAGCGAGAGGAGAACTTTGAAACTTGCTAATGAGGATACTTTACAGACAAATGGTGTGGGATCTGTGGGGATCTCGGTTTATTCAAAGGATGGAGAGCTAATTGATGTGTTGTTGAAGGACTGTGTTTACTCTGAGCAAGCAGATCagaatttaatctctgtaatgaaattgacagatcaaggaaatgtgtttttgattaAAGATAGACAATGCACCATTGCCCACCCAAGAAGTGATGTGCTTTTTGAAGCAGTGAGATTTGATGGTGCTTACTATCTGGACCCTGTAGAAATGGGTCATGCCTATCAGGCAACAGCAAGTTTGTGTCCTCATAAGGAATGCTTTTATGCCTGCCATAAAGGGCTGGGGCACAGGAATGTGAGATCTGTTAAGAAGTTGCTAAATGCATGTGAAGAAAAGTTTGCAGGATGTGACCAAGAGTTGCAAGCTTGTAATGTATGTGTAAAGGGGAAAGGCACAGTGCCACCCTATGGCAAGAGAAAGCCAGTGCACAATGAGAAGTTTCTAGAGATTGTAAAAAGCGATGTGATGGATCCAAAGACTCTGTTATCTAAAGAATGCAATGTTGTGCATATTGATGAGAGCAGTGTACCCCTGATACCTGAGACAGTGAAGCCCACAGTGTAGGAAGATCAGGAAactgatgcaggaatgtccctcactgaaatggtcaattggctgactgccagtagcgccgaccctcaaggtaggccagaaagcaccccagaagcagaaggggaggcagatcaagcTGGACCAGAAAGGGAGACAGGCAGTACTGTGAggcaatctcagaggagcaaTAAGGGAGTACCACATGccagatatggactttgtaatgttctgcaaactgcagaagaatcctcAGACAATGAGGAAATCCCAAGGGAACTGACTGTAAAGTATGCCACTCTCAGAACCCTACTGAGTatagcagcacagaaaggaatgcatgtgCAGCACCTTGAGATTGAAAAGGCAAACCTCAAGGAAAACTTACCTGATAAAGGATTGAATTAAGTgctaactgcttttctgcagaagcaagggTTGCAGCAAGGGAAAAtagaacccagcctgttcttcaaactgaagaaTGATAAATGCCAGTATGTACTGATGTCAACTGATGGACTGTTGTTATGCTGTCAATGTGAATCTGATGTGATAGTTGACAAGCTGAATGCAGAAGTGGAATGTTTTGGGATTTTGAAACACTATCTTGGAATACAGATAGAAAGAACAGAGAATGGAGGGTTTTTCTGAGTCAAAGAACCAAAATCCTGAATCTTGCTAAGGCAGTGAGCCTGGAAGATATCAAGAGAGCAAGTTTCCCAGTTGACccatcttacctcaagctggaagaTGGAGTGCCACTCAAGGACAATCATCTGTACAGAGAAACTATTGGGAAACTACTGTATCTAGCTCAACTCACCCAACCTGACGtaagtgcagctgttggaatcttgagcagaaagacaagctcacctaatcaccatgattggaatgtgGTGAAGAGACTTGTTAAGTATCTTATTGGGACAGCTGATCTGAAACTGAAGATTACAGCTGATGATGACCCAAGATTGGTTGGGTACATG
This portion of the Heteronotia binoei isolate CCM8104 ecotype False Entrance Well chromosome 10, APGP_CSIRO_Hbin_v1, whole genome shotgun sequence genome encodes:
- the FERD3L gene encoding fer3-like protein, yielding MARPEGQPGGPSVLGLAAEDPPRGGDISCLELYGFSAGVPFSQGTFATGPGLPLSRLDDGDPEEEEEEEEEEEEEEEEGGRARRTSLLGRPKRKRVITYAQRQAANVRERKRMFNLNEAFDQLRKKVPTFAYEKRLSRIETLRLAIVYISFMTELLDSCDKQGAS